The nucleotide sequence CACTTTCTTACCCAGAAAATAAGAAGTCATCAACATGAATAGTGCTACAACAGCGGTCCATTGCCCACCATCTGCAATGGTCAAATGGGCAATGGCTGCGAGTAGAATATCAAAGAATAATCCAGCATAAGCCCATTCCGTTAATGATCTATTTTTTCTAAAAAGAATCACCAAAACAGCGGCAACCTTTGCAAAGGCTAATGGATAAATGACCCAAGTGGGAAAACCCAGCTTCACAAACTCTGAAGAAACCTGAGCGTTTTTAAAAACATAAAATCCAGCGGAAGCTAATAGAATCAGGCTCACAAGTCCCGTGACGATCCAGTAGGCATATTTCATAATGGCAACCCTACTGGTACTTGCGCTCGATAAGCTCTAAAAACCGATTCTCAAAACTCTCCTTTCCTTCCCAGTTATTATAGTCTGGCTTGATCATGGTATGGATAAAGTTTTGAGCCTGATCAAAATTGTCAATGGTGTTCAACTGCGAGATCACTCTGTTGAAATCTTGGTTGTTCCCATTAAAAAGATGCTTCACAAAACCCATGCGATCGTTCACTCCTATCTTGAGTCCTGTGTTCAACTTTGAATTGAGGGATTGAGGCTTATCGCTTTCTTGAGAAGCAGACTTGCGCTCAAAAACCGGCATCGTTTGAAAATCTACGGTGAGCTGCTCAAGGTCGGTTTTGGAATGAGGACTAGGTTGTTTAGGCTTGGGCTCGATGAGCTCATCGTCTGGCATTTCAGTAACCATTTTGTTGATAGTCGCGATTCCCGGTAGGTCCATCTCTTCACGATCATCATCTTCTGGGACTTCTAGATCGTTCAAGCTGTTGGTAGTAAACGAGTCTCTGTAACGGTTAGGTAATTTGCCTGTAGCTCGGTAGTCTTCATTCTCAGATGGGTCTAGTTTTGGTGTTTGTGGAGCGCTTTCTGGCATTTCTGTAACCATTTTACTTATGGTAGAAATTCCAGGCAGGTCCATTTCTTCACGAGTATCTTCTTCTGGAACAAACAGGTCGCTCAAATCATTGGTAGAAAAGGTTTCGCGAGCTTGCTGTTGCGCTTCTTCCATCACTTGTTCCACATCGTCTGCCACATTTTTAACGTCTTGCTGTGCCTCTTCAAAGGCACGCTTGAGCTTGTCTTCTACCTCGCGGTTTCCTGCAGTAGGTTGTATGTCAGAAAAGTGCTTTTCAGTAAATACCAGCACTGTTAGTTTCTCGTATAATTCTTTGGCGATGGCTTGCAACTCCACTACATTTTCCTTGTCTTTGATCTGTAGTACACGATGTGCGAGGCTGGTAAGGTCTGCCGCTATTTTCTTTTTCATATTGGGTTTCTATGCCGTGTGTTTCTTTGTATTTTTGGAATCAAGGCAGGAACGATACGGCATCCTGCTAGAGCCTGTAAATTACAAAATGTTTCTAGAAAATACAGTTAATCATGAGGAGCAATTCGGCTGGATCGAGGTGATTTGCGGCTCCATGTTTTCTGGAAAAACAGAAGAATTGATTCGCAGGTTAAAACGCGCCAAATTTGCCAATCAAAAAGTTGAAATCTTCAAGCCCGCTATAGACGTGCGGTATGATGAAGAAAAAGTGGTCTCTCACGATTCCAATGAGATTCATTCCACTCCAGTTCCCGCGGCAGCAAACATACCATTGCTCGCTACCGGTTGCCAAGTAGTAGGAATAGATGAGGCACAATTTTTTGATGATGAGATCGTCGCCGTTTGCAACAACCTGGCAAATCGAGGCATACGCGTGATTGTGGCCGGCCTGGATATGGATTTTAAAGGCAATCCCTTTGGCCCTATGCCTGCGCTAATGGCTACGGCAGAGTATGTGACTAAGGTCCATGCCGTTTGCACTCGCACCGGTAATCTTGCACAATATAGCTACCGCAAATCAAGTGACGAGAGCGTTGTGGTTCTAGGTGAACATCAAGAATATGAACCCTTGAGCCGTGGCGCATATTACAAGGCCATGCTTTCTAGCAAGGTCAAGGATATTCCTGTCAAAGATGCACAGGAAATCAAAAACAAAACAGGATCCTAAATGGAATCAAAAGGCACCAGACTGGAAGTAGATCTGGCGGCGCTCGCCCATAATTTTCAGTATTTAAAATCAAAAATTCCCGCCGAAACTCTTTTTATGAGCGTGGTCAAGGCAAACGCCTACGGCCATGGTATCACAACCGTTGCCCGTAAACTTCAAGATTTGGGAACCGATTATTTTGCGGTTGCTTATGTAGAAGAAGGTGTTGAGATGCGTGATGCCGGCATTACAAAGCCTATTCTGGTGCTGCACGCGCAGGTACACACCTTGCAGCAATGCATTGATCGCTGTCTGGAGCCGGTGATTTATAGCGTTGAGATGCTGAAAGCTTTTATCGCTTTCGCGAAAGCGAGTTCCCAAAAATCCTATCCTATTCATTTAGAATTCAATACGGGACTTAATCGTATAGGAATAGATCCTGACGACCTTGATAAAGCGATTGCTATTGTCAAAGCTACCGATGTAATAAAAGTTCGCGGACTGCAATCCCATCTTGCCGCCAGTGAAGATTTGAGCGAGAAAGATTTTACCCTCAAACAAATCGAGACCTTTGAAGATCTGTGCCATAAAGTAGAGGATCAAATAGGTTATCAATGCCTGCGACATACCGATAATACTAGCGGTATTCTCAATTATGACCACTCACATTACAGTATGGTACGTTCTGGAATAGGCCTCTATGGTTACGGGAATGACCTCAAGTTTGACGCTCACTTGAAACCAGTGGCTTCCCTTAAATCCAACATTTCCCAGATCAGACATATCAAAAAAGGAGAAAGCGTAAGTTACAATCGCAGCCACAAAGCTTCTCAGGACATGGACTATGCCGTTATCGCATTAGGCCACGGCGATGGTATCAACCGTATTTATGGTTATGGTAAATCAAGCATGTTGGTCAATGGTCAATGGGCGCCTACGCTAGGAATTATTTGTATGGATATGTTTATGGTAGACGTCACTGGAGTGGATTGTAAGCCAGGTGACGAGGTCATTATTTTTGATCAAACCCATCCGGCAAGAGACATGGCAGAAAAAGCAGGAACCATTTCCTACGAACTTTTAACAGGAATACAAAAACGAGTTCCTAGAATTTATTTAAACGACTAATCGTCTGATTTTTAAACAAATTGATCGAAAGACGTTTTTTTTCCTGTTCCCTTTGATTCTTAAATTCCTGTTAATCTAGTAAGTTTACCGTTCAATATTTTAAATCTAACCATTATGCTTAAAGAGTTCAAAAACTTTATTATGACAGGAAATGTCATAGATCTAGCCGTTGCCGTATTGCTTGCTGGCGCGACCGCACTTGTCGTAAACGGATTTGTAAAGCTTATCATGATGCCTATCGTTGGGCACTTTACGGGTGGAACCGACTTTTCAGAATTCAAAGTAGTCCTAAGTGAAGCTGTGGTAGCTGCAGACGGTACTATTGAGGTGCCAGAAAACGCCATTCTTTATGGAGAATGGATCAATACAATCATCAACTTGATCATTGTAGGCTTTGTTTTATTTATGATCGTGAAGGCTTATAACAAAACCAAAAAGAAAGAAGAGCCAGCTCCTGAGGCACCAAAAGGTCCTACTCAAGAAGAATTGCTTATAGAAATAAGAGATGCCATCAAGGCGCAAAACTAATTCTGTAAATTGCTCAAAATTGATAAGCCGTTTCTATGATAGAAGCGGCTTTTTCTATTCTTAACTTTTGTAAGAGTTGGGTTTATAAATACTTGACGCTTACATTTGCTAACTTAAATTTTACGACAATGAAAATAGCTGTTGTGGGCGTTACCGGCATGGTAGGTCAAGTGATGCTCAAGGTTCTAGAAGAACGCAATCTTGAAATAACGGAATTGATTCCTGTAGCATCAGAGAAATCTGTAGGTACTGAAATTGTTTTTAAGGGCAAACCCTATAAGGTGGTGAGCATGCAGGATGCTATTGACATGAAACCAGCTATTGCATTATTTTCTGCTGGTGGTGGCGTGAGTCTAGAAAACGCTCCCAAATTTGCAGCAGTAGGTACGACCGTTATCGATAACTCCAGCGCATGGCGCATGGAAGCAGATAAGAAATTGGTTGTTCCTGAAATCAACGCAGACCAGCTTACCACAAACGACAAGATCATTGCAAACCCTAACTGTTCAACCATACAACTGGTAATGGCACTTGCGCCTTTGCACAAAAAGTATGGTATTAAAAGATTGGTGATATCTACCTATCAGTCTATTACGGGTACAGGTGTCAAAGCCGTGGAACAATTGGAAAATGAATACACCAATACTAAAGGTGCCATGGCATATCCATACCAGATCCACAGGAATGCACTACCGCATTGTGATGTTTTTGAAGAAAATGGATATACTAAAGAAGAACTCAAACTGGTACGAGAAACACAAAAGATTCTAGACGATAAAACCATTGCCGTGACAGCAACTGCAGTAAGAATACCAGTAGTTGGTGGTCATTCAGAATCTGTGAATGTAGAATTTCACAACGACTTTACAGAATCTGAAGTACGCGCCATCCTCGCAGATACTGACGGTGTTACTGTACAGGACAATACAGATGTCAACTTATATCCTATGCCACTCATGGCACACGGGAAAGATGACGTTTTTGTGGGACGAATAAGACGAGACCATTCTGCGCCTAACGCGCTCAATATGTGGATCGTTGCAGATAACCTGAGAAAAGGTGCTGCTACCAATGCTGTGCAGATAGCCGAGTATTTGATCAAAAACGAACTAGTAAGCGCCTAATTTTGAGTGCCACCGCTGGATTTTCTCTACATTTATCGTTCTAGAGAAATCCTTATGAATAAATTTTTACTTGCAAGCATTGCTGCTCTTTTCACTTGGAACCTGCAGGCACAGTTCTGGAGTGAAGTCGATTCTGACTTCCCAACAGAATCCACCGGTATTTCAAGATTTAGCATCGTTGATGAAAATGTGGCTTGGGGAATAGGCTACAACGGCATTAATCCAGAAAACAACATCCAGCAGTTCTCTAAAACTACAGATGCTGGTTCCACCTGGAACGCGGGTTCCATCGGCATAGGAAATACCAATTTGGGAATAGGTGACATTGCTGCCATCGATGGCCAAACCGCTTTTATAGCGGTCTATCCCAGAATCGCTGGACAAAATGGTGGTATCTGGAAAACGGAAGATGGCGGCGGTAGCTGGGCTAAAATAAGCCAGACAGAGTTTACCTCTAGTGGCAGTTTTCCCAATACGATCCATTTTTTTGATACAGATAATGGCGTTGTCACTGGCGATCCTGTAAATGGCAATTGGGAGATTTACACCACTGCAGATGGTGGGTCGACCTTTACACCAGTTCCGGCCGCCAATATTCCTGCACCGCAAACTAATGAAACCGGATATCTGGCACAAAACACCGCCAGCGGCGACTCCATATGGTTTACGACGAGTACAGGCCGGATATTTCACTCCACAAACCGTGGTTTGAACTGGAATGTGTATCAGTCGCCCATTAGTGATTTTGGCGGCAGTGAAGTTTCTGGAGACATCAGTTTTGCAGATGCTTCAAAAGGGATTCTACAAACCAATGCCGCAATTTTATACAGTACGACAAATGCAGGCCAGACTTGGACACAGATAGTGACCAGCGGCACGGGAACGCCTTACGGCGACAACATTGCCTACCTTCCATTCACTTCCTATATTGTGAGTGTAGGCTCTGATCCTAATTTTGCAGGTAGCTCCTACTCTGTTAACGATGGCGTGACTTGGGTGAATATTGACACTAAACAGCACGTGGACGTTGCCTTTTTGAATACTTCGGCAGGTTATAGTGGTGGTTTTACCAGTGATACAAATACGACTGGTGTTTTCAAATATGTTGGAGATGTACTTAGTGCTGGTGATGAGTTCGCTTTCGCGAAAGCGATATCCCTTTATCCCAACCCTACAAGAAATGAGCTTAACATCTCTGGTACAGACCGTGTTTTGAATCTGGAATTGTTTAATTTAAGCGGTCAAAGCCTCAAGGTTTTCCAGCCTTCTCACAGCTTATCGCTGGAAGGTTTGCCTACAGGCTTATATCTATTGAAAATCACGACACCACTGGGAATGCAATCAATACCAGTCCTTAAAAATTAATTATGAGATTTAATAACATCTATATGGCAGCTTTGGGTTTTGTGGCCCTAGCAGCTTGTAAGCAGGAAAACAATGAAGAAACGGCTATGGCAATGACCTATCCCGAAACTAAGAAAGTGGATACGACTGATGTGTATTTTGGCAATGAGGTAGCAGATCATTATCGCTGGTTGGAAGATGACCGTAGCGAGGAAACCGGTGAATGGGTCAAGGCACAAAATAAGGTCACACAGGATTATCTCTCACAAATTCCCTATCGCGACAAGATCAATAAGCGTCTTACTGAGTTGTGGAACTATGAGAAAATAGGCGCACCATTTATTGAAGGTGACTATGCCTATTATTATAAGAATGATGGTTTGCAAAACCAATCTGTTTTATACAGGTATGAAAAAGATGCAGACCCATCAACGGCGAGCGTTTTTCTTGATCCCAATAGTTTTGCAGCAGATGGTACCATATCATTGGGCGGCATGAGTTTTACTGAAAATGGCTCTAAACTTGCTTATGCCATCTCTACCGGCGGTAGTGACTGGCGCAAGATTATTGTGATGGATGCAGCAACTAAAGAAATTATAGGCGATACGATTCAGGATGTGAAGTTTTCTGGTCTTTCCTGGTATAAGGATGAAGGCATCTATTATTCCAGTTATGACAAGCCTAAAGGAAGTGAACTAAGCGCTATGACAGACCAGCACAAGCTGTATTACCATAAACTGGGAACCCCACAAAGTGAAGATAAAGTGATCTTTGGTGGTACTCCAGATCAAAAATACCGTTACATAGGTGGTAATGTTACAGACGATCAAAAGCTGCTGATTATTTCGGCAAGCACGAGTACAAATGGCGGTAAGCTGTTCATGAAACGTTTGGACCAGCCTAATGCGCCGCTGGTGACAATACTGGACAATTTTGATACAAACACTTATGTATTGCATAATGACGGTGATTTGCTATGGTTGGTAACTGACTACAATGCTCCCAACAAGCGCGTGGTCACGACGAATATCTCCAACCCAACTCCAGACAACTGGGTCGATTTGATTCCAGAAACAGATAATGTACTATCACCTTCTACCGGTGGCGGCTACATATTTGCAGAATATATGGTCGACGCGGTATCACAGATCAAGCAATTCAATCTGGACGGCACCTTAGTTCGCGATGTAGAGTTGCCTGGAGTAGGAAATGTAGGCGGTTTTGGTGCTAAGGATGAGGACAAGACTCTTTATTATTCCTTCACTAACTATGTGACACCTGGCAGCACTTACATCTATAATATAGAAAAAGGGACTTCAGAGTTATATCGCAAACCAGATATAAAATTCAACCCAGAAGAATATGAAAGCAAGCAGGTTTTCTATACTTCAAAGGACGGTACACAAATCCCTATGATCATCTCTTACAAAAAAGGAATGCAGAAGGATGGTACCAATCCTACCATTCTTTATGGCTATGGTGGCTTTAATATTTCACTCAATCCTGGTTTCTCTGTAACCCGAGCTGCATGGATGGAAATGGGCGGCATTTATGCCGTAGCCAACTTGCGTGGCGGTGGTGAATACGGTAAAAAATGGCACGATGCAGGTACTAAAATGCAAAAGCAAAATGTCTTTGATGACTTTATCGCTGCTGCAGAATACCTAAAAGCCGAAAAGTATACAAGCACAGAAAAGCTGGCCATTCAAGGTGGATCTAATGGTGGTTTGCTGGTCGGAGCAACTATGACGCAACGTCCGGACCTAGCTGCCGTTGCCATTCCACAAGTAGGTGTATTGGATATGTTACGCTATAATAAGTTCACCGCTGGTGCTGGTTGGGCTTATGACTATGGAACGGCAGAGGATAATACAGAAATGTTTAACTACCTTAAAGGCTACTCGCCTTTGCATAACGTTAAAGAAGGTACCCAGTACCCAGCAACCTTGATTACTACTGGTGATCATGACGATCGTGTGGTACCTGCACACTCCTTCAAGTTTGCGGCAGAGCTTCAAGCAAAACAAGCAGGCAACAACCCAACGCTAATACGCATTGAGACTGATGCTGGTCATGGCGCGGGAAAACCTACCAGTAAAATCATTGAAGAACAAACAGACATCTACGGTTTCACGCTCTACAACATGGGTTATAAGGAGTTACCACAACCTGTTGATGATGTAAAAATGTAAGAATAACAGATCACTTTTTATGAACCGCCTAGCCTCAATGCTTGGCGGTTTTTTTGTGGGGAAATTTCGCTTTCGCGAAAGCGAAAAAATCTTAAATAGGGTTTTAACAGCAACTATAGATCTGGAAGCAAGGCAAACAGCCATTTTGATTCTCCTAATATTTTATTAATTTGGATGATTTACAGCTATCCCTATGCCTGAAAAATTATCTCTACCATTGAAGGTCTTCCTTCTATTCCTCGCCAGTAGTCTACCAATGACCCTAGTGGGCCAAGATGCAAAAATAGAATCTCTCAAAAACGATATAAGAACCCATACGCAGGACAGCAAGGCGGTTCTAGCATATGCCGACCAACTTATCGAAATGAACGATAGCCTAGCTAAAACAGAAGGGTATCTCGCAAAAGGATCTGTTCTTTTGAGGTTTAGGGATTTTGAAAGGGCGATTTCTAACTACCAACTGGCCTTGTCGTGGTCACCTGAAGAACCGAAGTTATTGAAAGGTCGCTCGTATAACGGTCTCGCAATGGCTTATATGATGTCCAGGGATTTTGAAAAAACTCTTGAGTATGCCGCTCAGGCCGAAGCCTTTGGAAAAAAAATAAATGATGACCGCACCATAGTGGGTTCGTTGTCAAAAAAAGGTTCTGCGTTGCTTAATCTAGGTAGGTATGAAGAAGCCGTGGAAACTTATATCGAAGCTGCGCGCATAGAAGAAGGATTCTCACCCAATGGTCTAGAGAACACCTACCAAAGTATTGCAAAGGCATACGAGCGTTTACAAAGACCAGAAATGGTTTTAAAGTGGTATCACAAATCCCTGTCGGTAGCTCGGCAAAAATCAAATTCGCCATTTTTATATGGCCTTTCCTATAACCTTGCCAATTTCCATAAGAATATTGGTCGATTAGATAGCAGTCAGTACTATGTGGAGCAACTCATTGACGTGGATAATATTGACCCTTTGAGAAAAAAAGGAAGTTTACTTCTACTGGCAGACATCAATATAGAGCAGGGAAAACTTATTGAGGCCTCTAAAAGAATCGAAGAAGCGAGGCAGATCGATTGGCGTGGAAAAAAGGACCCAACAGCAATCAATACTCTCATGATTGAACAAAAGCTCTTTAGAGAAATGGGAGAATTTGAAAAAGCCGAAAAGATTCTGGATAACATGAAAACAGAATCAATTTCCCAGCCCGTTAGTACCCATTTACCACTATATCTTGAATATGTAGAGCTCTATCAATCTTGGGGGAAATATAAGCAGGCTTATGAGGTCTTTGAAACCTATACCCGAGCAAAAGATAGCCTAAAGGATTTAACGGATCTGGCCGTCATTCAAAACTCTCTAGATGCCTATGATCTTGAAAAAAAGGAGGCTTCCTTGAAGGAGACTATGGCTCAAAACGAGAGGTCGCGATATACGATAATTTGGCTTTCCATCATGGGAGCACTCATCATTATTGCCTTGTTGTTTGTCTATATGCGCTATCGTAAAAGCAAGAACAAAGCCTCACAATTAGAAGCACAAAACGCACAAATTAAGGCCTCGTTTAAAAAGTTACAGGAACAGCTCGCCAAGAAACAACAAGACGCTACAGCAGGAAGCATTCTTGTAAATTCTAAGCAAGTGGTAAAACTGGATCAACTGGAATATGTAAAAAGTGAAGGTCATTATCTTGACTATTTTGTATCAGATAATGAGAAGCCTATTACTGAAAGAAATACTTTAAAGGATAGGATCACAGAGCTGGAAACTAGTGGCTTCCTGCAGGTACATCGCTCCTTTGTCATCAATATTGAAAAAGTAAGATCTATTCAGTCTGGACTAGTCGTGATGGAAACTGGAAATCAGATTCCGCTATCGCGAACTTTTAAACAACGCCTTAAAGAAGAGCAGCATCCACTTTTTGCCTAGATAAGAAAGTAAATTTTTTATATAAGGATCTGTTTTCTAAGGTCCATAAACTCATAAAACATCATGTCATTCATGACGATAATGATGTCACTCACGACAAACCCCTTTATTTATAGGTAATTAGCACGTCTTTTTTTCATTTTTGAATTGACAATTAGTTTAAGGTCTCCATTCAAAAGTTTTGAAAATGACACAACTTTACCAATCAGATCATCTTATGATCCATTCGATAAACGAAATCCTCGTACAAGAATGGACTGATAAGCAATTGACTGTGGATCACTTTAAAAAAGAGCTGAGAAGCTTTCTTTGTCTGTTCAAAAAACTGAAACCGAAGGGTGTTTTATGGCTGCAAGAAAAGTTCACGCTGGATATTCCCAACGAATTGCATAATTGGATCGAGAGAGAAATTCTTGAACCCCAATACAAATACGGTCTACGCAGGCTTGCCTTTACCATTCCCAAGGATCAAGAGGCACATATCTCCATCATCGATTCCTTTAATAAGGTAAACAGCATCATGCAGCCCAGGTATTTCGTTTGCAGGGAAAAAGCCATGCGATTCCTGTTAGAAGGTAATTATCCCGAGGATAAAGAGAAGATCGCCTATGAAATCAATAGAACGATTGACGCCACCCAAATCACCTTAGAGGTGCATCACAGACAGTTGCCGCACGCCATTAGGCACCTGGATAAACTTAAAGAGCAGTTTCAGTTTAGGATAGAGCATTCAGAGAAGTTTGAGCAGTTGACCTTGAGGGAATTTGAAATCCTAAAGGCGATTTGCAGCGGCGAGGTGAACCGTGAGATCGCAGAGCGTCTCTTCTTATCAGAGTCCACTATAGCCACCCATAGGAAGTCCATCATTAAAAAGCTGGGCATCAAGTCCAGTAATGACTGGCATCAATTTGGCAGTGCTTTCTTGTAGGACAAGCTCTATGGGCAGTACCTTTGCTGGATGCTGCAACTAGTTGATATTGATTTCGCTTTCGCGAAAGCGAAAACCCTCAAAAACATCTCCCTACAGTTGGAGCAAGGTGCTGTTGTTGCCGTCATGGGCGAGAGCGGCTGCGGGAAAAGCACTCTACTCAATCTCATTTATGGGCTCTTGCAGCCTGATATTGGTAAAATCCTGTGGAATGGCAAAGAATTACTGGGTCCAGACCATCATCTCGTTCCCGGTCATCCCATGATGAAATACGTACCGCAAGAGTTTAACCTTATGCCCTATACCACGGTATTTGAGAACGTGGGCGAGCACCTTTCCATACAACTGGATGATCGTGGACAAACTATCCACAGACTTTTAGAGGTCGTTGAAATGGAAACCTATGCAGACCGTAAGGTCAAAACTCTTTCTGGTGGTCAAAAGCAACGTGTCGCCATTGCCAAAGCACTGGCGCAACAACCACAGCTACTATTGCTTGACGAACCCTTCAGCCACGTGGATAATTTTAGGAAAAACACTTTAAGACGCAGACTTTTCAAATACTTGAAGGAAGAAAAAATTAGTGCTCTTATCGCGACACATGATCGCGATGATGTGCTTTCATTTACTGATGAAACCATCATTATGAGAGCTGGTCACATCGTAGATCATCGATCTACCAGGGAAGTGTACCATAACCCAAAAGACGTTTACGGAGCTACTTTGTTTGATGATATCAACGTGTTGCCATCTGGTGTGATGTCAAATACAAAAGATCTTTTGTTATATCCATATCAATTAGAGATCGCAAATGCTGGATATGAAACCGTAGTGGTCAATTCCTATTTCAAAGGCGATTCTTATTTGATTGAATGCAAGTCTGCAGAGCGTACATTTTGGGTAAAATCACAGAAGGAGCTCTCCAATTCTTCAATAGTTTATTTAAAAATCAAGTAGTAAAATCATTTCAGGAACTGGATTCTACAGTTGGGTAGCTTAAAATTGAGCACAGTATAAAACCGCCGCATGTTTGTCACATCAAACCGACAACCATGAAAAAGCTACTACTATTTATACTTCTTATTTCAGCTGCTACGACTGCGCAAACAACAATTTCTGGGACCATTACGGATTCAAAGAAGCAGCCATTGATGGGCGTGAACGTCTATCTAGAAGGAACCTATGATGGAGCTATGTCTGATGTTGATGGGAATTTTACCTTCACGACTTCAGAAACTGAAATGGTGATTCTTCTCGCCAGTTTTGTAGGTTATGAGGAGTTTAGACGTGAGGCAGATGTTTCTACCTTAAACAAGGTGACCATTTCACTTAGGGAAAGCATGAATGAACTCAATACCGTTGTATTAAGTGCCGGTAGTTTTAGCGCTGGCGACAGTTCAAAAGCTAGCGCTCTAAAGCCT is from Nonlabens sp. YIK11 and encodes:
- a CDS encoding DoxX family protein, which encodes MKYAYWIVTGLVSLILLASAGFYVFKNAQVSSEFVKLGFPTWVIYPLAFAKVAAVLVILFRKNRSLTEWAYAGLFFDILLAAIAHLTIADGGQWTAVVALFMLMTSYFLGKKVRPLG
- a CDS encoding thymidine kinase: MFLENTVNHEEQFGWIEVICGSMFSGKTEELIRRLKRAKFANQKVEIFKPAIDVRYDEEKVVSHDSNEIHSTPVPAAANIPLLATGCQVVGIDEAQFFDDEIVAVCNNLANRGIRVIVAGLDMDFKGNPFGPMPALMATAEYVTKVHAVCTRTGNLAQYSYRKSSDESVVVLGEHQEYEPLSRGAYYKAMLSSKVKDIPVKDAQEIKNKTGS
- the alr gene encoding alanine racemase, which translates into the protein MESKGTRLEVDLAALAHNFQYLKSKIPAETLFMSVVKANAYGHGITTVARKLQDLGTDYFAVAYVEEGVEMRDAGITKPILVLHAQVHTLQQCIDRCLEPVIYSVEMLKAFIAFAKASSQKSYPIHLEFNTGLNRIGIDPDDLDKAIAIVKATDVIKVRGLQSHLAASEDLSEKDFTLKQIETFEDLCHKVEDQIGYQCLRHTDNTSGILNYDHSHYSMVRSGIGLYGYGNDLKFDAHLKPVASLKSNISQIRHIKKGESVSYNRSHKASQDMDYAVIALGHGDGINRIYGYGKSSMLVNGQWAPTLGIICMDMFMVDVTGVDCKPGDEVIIFDQTHPARDMAEKAGTISYELLTGIQKRVPRIYLND
- the mscL gene encoding large conductance mechanosensitive channel protein MscL, with the protein product MLKEFKNFIMTGNVIDLAVAVLLAGATALVVNGFVKLIMMPIVGHFTGGTDFSEFKVVLSEAVVAADGTIEVPENAILYGEWINTIINLIIVGFVLFMIVKAYNKTKKKEEPAPEAPKGPTQEELLIEIRDAIKAQN
- a CDS encoding aspartate-semialdehyde dehydrogenase, giving the protein MKIAVVGVTGMVGQVMLKVLEERNLEITELIPVASEKSVGTEIVFKGKPYKVVSMQDAIDMKPAIALFSAGGGVSLENAPKFAAVGTTVIDNSSAWRMEADKKLVVPEINADQLTTNDKIIANPNCSTIQLVMALAPLHKKYGIKRLVISTYQSITGTGVKAVEQLENEYTNTKGAMAYPYQIHRNALPHCDVFEENGYTKEELKLVRETQKILDDKTIAVTATAVRIPVVGGHSESVNVEFHNDFTESEVRAILADTDGVTVQDNTDVNLYPMPLMAHGKDDVFVGRIRRDHSAPNALNMWIVADNLRKGAATNAVQIAEYLIKNELVSA
- a CDS encoding T9SS type A sorting domain-containing protein; translation: MNKFLLASIAALFTWNLQAQFWSEVDSDFPTESTGISRFSIVDENVAWGIGYNGINPENNIQQFSKTTDAGSTWNAGSIGIGNTNLGIGDIAAIDGQTAFIAVYPRIAGQNGGIWKTEDGGGSWAKISQTEFTSSGSFPNTIHFFDTDNGVVTGDPVNGNWEIYTTADGGSTFTPVPAANIPAPQTNETGYLAQNTASGDSIWFTTSTGRIFHSTNRGLNWNVYQSPISDFGGSEVSGDISFADASKGILQTNAAILYSTTNAGQTWTQIVTSGTGTPYGDNIAYLPFTSYIVSVGSDPNFAGSSYSVNDGVTWVNIDTKQHVDVAFLNTSAGYSGGFTSDTNTTGVFKYVGDVLSAGDEFAFAKAISLYPNPTRNELNISGTDRVLNLELFNLSGQSLKVFQPSHSLSLEGLPTGLYLLKITTPLGMQSIPVLKN
- a CDS encoding prolyl oligopeptidase family serine peptidase, translated to MRFNNIYMAALGFVALAACKQENNEETAMAMTYPETKKVDTTDVYFGNEVADHYRWLEDDRSEETGEWVKAQNKVTQDYLSQIPYRDKINKRLTELWNYEKIGAPFIEGDYAYYYKNDGLQNQSVLYRYEKDADPSTASVFLDPNSFAADGTISLGGMSFTENGSKLAYAISTGGSDWRKIIVMDAATKEIIGDTIQDVKFSGLSWYKDEGIYYSSYDKPKGSELSAMTDQHKLYYHKLGTPQSEDKVIFGGTPDQKYRYIGGNVTDDQKLLIISASTSTNGGKLFMKRLDQPNAPLVTILDNFDTNTYVLHNDGDLLWLVTDYNAPNKRVVTTNISNPTPDNWVDLIPETDNVLSPSTGGGYIFAEYMVDAVSQIKQFNLDGTLVRDVELPGVGNVGGFGAKDEDKTLYYSFTNYVTPGSTYIYNIEKGTSELYRKPDIKFNPEEYESKQVFYTSKDGTQIPMIISYKKGMQKDGTNPTILYGYGGFNISLNPGFSVTRAAWMEMGGIYAVANLRGGGEYGKKWHDAGTKMQKQNVFDDFIAAAEYLKAEKYTSTEKLAIQGGSNGGLLVGATMTQRPDLAAVAIPQVGVLDMLRYNKFTAGAGWAYDYGTAEDNTEMFNYLKGYSPLHNVKEGTQYPATLITTGDHDDRVVPAHSFKFAAELQAKQAGNNPTLIRIETDAGHGAGKPTSKIIEEQTDIYGFTLYNMGYKELPQPVDDVKM
- a CDS encoding LytTR family transcriptional regulator DNA-binding domain-containing protein, yielding MPEKLSLPLKVFLLFLASSLPMTLVGQDAKIESLKNDIRTHTQDSKAVLAYADQLIEMNDSLAKTEGYLAKGSVLLRFRDFERAISNYQLALSWSPEEPKLLKGRSYNGLAMAYMMSRDFEKTLEYAAQAEAFGKKINDDRTIVGSLSKKGSALLNLGRYEEAVETYIEAARIEEGFSPNGLENTYQSIAKAYERLQRPEMVLKWYHKSLSVARQKSNSPFLYGLSYNLANFHKNIGRLDSSQYYVEQLIDVDNIDPLRKKGSLLLLADINIEQGKLIEASKRIEEARQIDWRGKKDPTAINTLMIEQKLFREMGEFEKAEKILDNMKTESISQPVSTHLPLYLEYVELYQSWGKYKQAYEVFETYTRAKDSLKDLTDLAVIQNSLDAYDLEKKEASLKETMAQNERSRYTIIWLSIMGALIIIALLFVYMRYRKSKNKASQLEAQNAQIKASFKKLQEQLAKKQQDATAGSILVNSKQVVKLDQLEYVKSEGHYLDYFVSDNEKPITERNTLKDRITELETSGFLQVHRSFVINIEKVRSIQSGLVVMETGNQIPLSRTFKQRLKEEQHPLFA